A single window of Ananas comosus cultivar F153 linkage group 19, ASM154086v1, whole genome shotgun sequence DNA harbors:
- the LOC109725073 gene encoding UPF0481 protein At3g47200-like encodes MAEDQGWGLSSVAEAPNDDWKHWVEKQLGRTDHNEWRWVELMEKFCGQSGPTIFKLESRLQSEYKIEVDEHTDDRDLLPAVRAVTIGPYHRNCKHPLKFDDDYKWKVIRYMVRERSFNPISFLEEMEKKEEIARKCYDENFPELQSKDFRVMLMLDGAFIVFALDAFGNRDLRSEYLMDYMGLHIEVWRSMKQIKLDFLMLNNQIPLFAIEQLYAAIGGFPKNFGEVVLSCFDDLHPKRNLNRRIKNYSGGYIEFHHLLHLFHWSRVPEGKYRMDLGLWFPEDKYGEDVRLQLYKKNDLPLYIPSATELLKSSTVFRKKTLDCLLDITFEDGLTEISAEMNIPTLHLYDYSKHVFSNLIAFETNYTGNGRCVTAYSMCMSRILQNEDDAKLLRRRGILASTNYKDADAVKFFENLISRQVEGQVMPDDLLQLCTRVTEHHKRRISNCYGELKLRYFPNPWITFSLVGAFVLFLLSLLQTIYTVLGYYQTIRTTK; translated from the coding sequence ATGGCGGAAGATCAAGGATGGGGTTTAAGTTCGGTCGCAGAAGCACCAAACGACGATTGGAAACATTGGGTGGAGAAGCAATTAGGCAGGACCGACCACAATGAGTGGCGTTGGGTGGAATTGATGGAGAAGTTTTGCGGTCAGTCAGGCCCCACCATTTTTAAGCTGGAGAGCAGACTGCAGTCTGAATACAAGATCGAGGTTGATGAACACACAGACGACCGAGATCTGCTGCCCGCGGTAAGGGCGGTGACGATAGGGCCGTACCACCGCAACTGCAAGCATCCGTTGAAATTCGACGACGACTACAAGTGGAAAGTCATTAGGTATATGGTCCGGGAACGCAGCTTCAACCCTATTAGTTTCCTTGAGgagatggagaagaaggaggagatcgCCCGCAAGTGCTACGACGAGAACTTCCCCGAGCTGCAAAGTAAAGATTTTCGAGTGATGCTGATGCTCGACGGTGCCTTTATAGTGTTCGCTCTAGACGCATTCGGCAATAGAGATCTCCGCAGCGAGTACTTGATGGACTACATGGGTCTGCACATAGAGGTATGGAGAAGTATGAAGCAGATCAAGCTCGACTTTCTAATGCTCAACAACCAGATTCCGCTTTTCGCCATCGAGCAGCTGTACGCAGCCATCGGTGGATTCCCCAAGAATTTTGGCGAGGTCGTGCTGTCGTGCTTCGATGACCTTCACCCCAAGAGGAACCTGAATAGGCGCATCAAAAATTACAGCGGCGGGTACATTGAGTTCCATCATCTGCTGCATCTTTTCCACTGGTCGCGAGTACCGGAGGGGAAGTACAGAATGGACTTAGGTTTATGGTTTCCAGAGGATAAGTACGGGGAGGACGTAAGATTACAACTATATAAGAAGAACGATCTGCCGCTGTACATTCCTAGCGCCACGGAGCTGCTGAAATCTTCTACGGTTTTCCGGAAGAAGACGTTGGATTGCTTACTCGACATTACATTCGAAGACGGATTGACAGAAATAAGCGCAGAGATGAACATCCCCACCCTGCACCTTTATGATTACAGTAAGCACGTCTTCAGCAACCTCATCGCATTCGAGACGAACTACACCGGCAACGGGCGCTGCGTGACGGCCTACTCCATGTGCATGTCCCGCATCCTGCAGAACGAGGACGATGCGAAGCTGCTCAGGAGGAGAGGGATACTGGCGAGCACAAACTATAAGGATGCGGATGCGGTCAAATTCTTCGAGAACTTGATCAGCAGGCAAGTTGAGGGTCAAGTGATGCCCGACGATCTGCTGCAGCTGTGTACCAGGGTCACGGAACATCACAAGAGGCGGATCAGCAACTGCTACGGCGAGCTGAAGCTGCGGTACTTTCCAAACCCTTGGATCACCTTTTCGCTCGTCGGCGCTTTCGTACTGTTTCTTCTCTCACTCCTGCAGACCATATACACCGTGCTCGGCTATTATCAGACTATCAGGACTACTAAATAA